From a region of the Roseivirga sp. 4D4 genome:
- the murC gene encoding UDP-N-acetylmuramate--L-alanine ligase: MNLDKIHSVYFVGIGGIGMSALARWFKHNGRAVSGYDKTRTVLTDQLAEEGISISFEDTLDAIDKSIKASTEGVLVVYTPAIPSSHIGLNWLKDNKYQVLKRSEVLGVITENMKSVAVAGTHGKTTTSSMIVHLLKTAGIDCTGFLGGISANYETNMVLNDKPGSIAVIEADEFDRSFLTLHPDVAVVTAADADHLDIYGDKDALKESFRDFIKQIKRDGHLFVKNDLSQELVGKTILGHTGYSLTEGGVRSENLRIEGSAFVFDYRNGSRDIDGIQLNVPGYHNVENMLAAIAVCRSLGADDESLKKGVRSYKGVKRRFEYIIKSEEITFIDDYAHHPVEIESLLRSARDLYPNKKITAVFQPHLFTRTRDFAEGFSRSLSLADEVILLDIYPARELPIEGITSDMLLDGINTDKKIKTSKENLIDQINEWTPEVLLTIGAGDIDKLVEPIKNALS; encoded by the coding sequence GTGAACCTAGACAAAATCCATAGCGTCTATTTTGTAGGGATCGGAGGGATCGGAATGAGTGCTTTAGCCCGTTGGTTTAAGCACAATGGCAGGGCTGTGTCTGGTTACGACAAGACAAGAACTGTACTCACGGATCAACTAGCAGAGGAAGGGATATCCATATCTTTTGAAGATACACTGGACGCTATTGACAAGTCAATCAAAGCATCTACTGAAGGGGTTTTGGTGGTTTATACACCAGCAATTCCATCATCACATATTGGCCTCAATTGGCTAAAGGATAACAAATATCAAGTCCTCAAAAGATCTGAAGTATTGGGTGTTATCACCGAAAATATGAAGAGTGTTGCGGTTGCAGGAACGCATGGTAAAACCACAACATCTTCAATGATTGTACACTTGCTTAAAACAGCAGGAATTGATTGTACGGGTTTCTTGGGAGGCATTTCTGCCAATTATGAAACCAATATGGTGCTCAATGACAAGCCGGGAAGTATAGCTGTCATTGAAGCTGATGAATTCGATAGGTCTTTCTTAACACTCCATCCTGATGTAGCGGTGGTCACAGCCGCAGACGCAGATCATCTGGATATCTATGGTGATAAAGATGCATTGAAGGAGTCGTTTAGAGACTTTATCAAACAGATTAAGAGAGATGGACATTTGTTCGTCAAGAATGACTTGTCTCAAGAGTTAGTTGGTAAAACCATTCTAGGTCATACAGGATACAGCTTGACCGAAGGGGGTGTTCGTTCGGAGAATCTAAGAATTGAAGGTTCAGCCTTTGTATTCGATTATCGAAACGGTTCAAGGGATATCGATGGTATACAACTCAATGTACCGGGCTACCACAATGTGGAAAACATGCTTGCTGCCATTGCTGTATGCCGATCACTTGGTGCTGATGATGAGAGCCTCAAAAAAGGAGTTCGCTCTTATAAGGGGGTGAAACGAAGGTTCGAATACATTATTAAAAGCGAGGAGATCACCTTCATCGATGACTATGCGCATCATCCAGTGGAAATTGAATCACTGTTAAGATCGGCAAGAGATTTATACCCTAATAAGAAGATCACGGCAGTATTTCAGCCGCATCTTTTTACCAGAACGAGAGACTTTGCCGAAGGCTTTTCAAGGAGTCTTTCATTGGCCGATGAAGTTATTCTATTGGATATCTACCCAGCTAGAGAATTACCCATCGAGGGCATTACATCTGATATGTTATTGGATGGTATAAACACAGACAAAAAAATAAAAACGAGTAAGGAAAATCTGATTGATCAGATAAATGAGTGGACGCCAGAGGTCTTATTGACGATTGGCGCAGGTGATATTGACAAATTAGTTGAACCCATTAAAAACGCACTGTCATGA
- the murD gene encoding UDP-N-acetylmuramoyl-L-alanine--D-glutamate ligase, whose protein sequence is MNRKLVILGAGESGIGAALLGKAKGYDVFVSDYGSIANEHRTELKEAGIEFEEGRHSEERVLKSDLVVKSPGIPESAPLIKALRSNGNLIISEIEFAGKYTDAKLIGITGTNGKTTTTLLTYHLLKEAGFKVGVAGNVGKSFARQVLTEDYDWYVLELSSFQLDDTYELKLEIGVLLNITPDHLDRYDNDFQKYIASKMRIFHLIHLGRHAVYWLDETLYGDDIKKATRGLNVHPFSLGGDAAEITHIQNDRLFYVPLDIEVSAPRADISIKGLHNALNAMAAGNAALIAGVDEASLLRGLKSFKNAEHRLEPVRNLESVEYINDSKATNLDSVKYALDAFDTPIVWIAGGIDKGNDYSLVEALVQEKVKALICLGKDNSKLITSFENIVPIVKATDDLIKAVRWAKELAVPGDTVLLSPACSSFDLFKNYEDRGEKFKEAVLAL, encoded by the coding sequence ATGAATAGAAAATTAGTCATACTCGGAGCCGGAGAAAGCGGCATAGGAGCTGCCCTTTTAGGGAAAGCCAAAGGGTATGACGTGTTCGTTTCAGACTACGGTTCTATTGCAAATGAGCATAGAACAGAACTCAAGGAAGCAGGAATTGAATTTGAAGAAGGCAGACACTCTGAGGAGAGGGTTCTGAAAAGTGATTTGGTGGTGAAGAGCCCTGGAATTCCAGAAAGCGCTCCTTTAATCAAAGCGCTCAGATCAAACGGCAACTTGATCATTTCGGAAATAGAGTTTGCTGGAAAATATACAGATGCCAAGCTGATCGGTATAACCGGAACCAACGGCAAAACGACTACAACGCTTTTGACATACCATCTGCTGAAGGAAGCGGGATTCAAGGTAGGCGTAGCGGGAAATGTTGGGAAGAGCTTCGCTCGTCAGGTATTAACTGAGGATTACGATTGGTATGTATTGGAATTGAGCAGTTTTCAGCTCGATGACACCTATGAATTAAAACTAGAAATAGGAGTCTTGTTAAATATCACGCCAGATCACCTGGATCGATATGACAATGACTTTCAAAAATATATCGCATCGAAGATGCGCATATTTCACCTTATACACCTGGGACGTCATGCAGTCTATTGGCTGGATGAAACCCTGTACGGGGACGACATTAAAAAAGCCACTCGTGGTTTGAATGTACATCCCTTTTCGCTTGGCGGAGACGCTGCCGAGATAACACATATACAAAATGATAGGTTGTTTTATGTCCCTTTAGATATTGAGGTATCTGCCCCCAGAGCAGATATCTCAATCAAGGGACTACACAATGCCCTTAATGCAATGGCCGCTGGAAATGCTGCCCTGATTGCAGGTGTTGATGAGGCAAGTCTTTTAAGAGGACTCAAAAGCTTCAAAAATGCTGAACATAGGCTTGAACCAGTGAGAAACCTGGAGTCGGTCGAATACATAAATGATTCAAAAGCAACCAATCTAGATTCTGTGAAATACGCCCTCGATGCTTTCGATACACCAATTGTATGGATTGCAGGAGGTATAGATAAAGGAAATGATTACAGCCTTGTAGAGGCTTTGGTACAGGAAAAGGTGAAAGCCTTGATCTGTTTAGGAAAAGATAATTCGAAACTCATAACCTCATTTGAAAACATCGTGCCGATAGTGAAAGCCACTGATGATTTGATCAAAGCCGTGAGATGGGCAAAAGAATTGGCCGTGCCTGGAGATACAGTATTACTGTCTCCTGCATGTTCAAGTTTTGACCTGTTTAAGAACTATGAGGACAGAGGAGAAAAATTTAAAGAAGCGGTGCTAGCATTATGA
- the mraY gene encoding phospho-N-acetylmuramoyl-pentapeptide-transferase produces MLYYLFDYLDREFDLIGAGVFQYISFRAGMATLISLLITIVFGQRLINLLQKKQVGESIRDLGLTGQMEKKGTPTMGGLIIIAAIVVPTLLFARLENIYVILLLGTTIILGAIGFLDDYIKVFRKNKAGLAGKFKVVGQILVGLIVGSTLYFSDAVVVREFDEVTVADAQTEEVIPTYTDAKSTTTTIPFVKDNELDYSKLNPTENDLITAAIYILIVIFFVTAISNGANITDGIDGLAAGTSAIIGLALAILAYISGNAIFSDYLNVMFIPNSGELVIFCTAFVGACVGFLWYNSYPAQVFMGDTGSLSLGGVIAVLALVLRKELLIPVLCGIFVIENLSVVMQVSYFKYTKKKYGEGRRIFKMSPLHHHYQKMEIPEAKIVTRFWIIGILLAIIALATLKLR; encoded by the coding sequence ATGTTATACTACTTGTTCGACTATTTGGATAGAGAATTTGACCTGATTGGAGCTGGTGTATTCCAGTACATCTCCTTCAGAGCCGGCATGGCTACACTCATTTCACTGTTGATCACCATTGTTTTTGGTCAAAGGCTGATCAACTTATTGCAAAAGAAGCAAGTGGGTGAGTCTATTCGAGACTTGGGTTTGACAGGTCAAATGGAGAAGAAAGGTACCCCAACAATGGGTGGCCTGATCATCATTGCTGCGATTGTAGTTCCGACCCTCTTGTTTGCTCGGCTAGAAAACATCTATGTGATACTCCTTTTAGGTACCACAATCATTTTAGGAGCTATTGGCTTTCTAGATGATTATATCAAGGTCTTTAGAAAGAACAAGGCAGGTCTCGCTGGAAAGTTCAAAGTTGTAGGTCAAATTCTTGTCGGGCTCATAGTCGGTTCTACGCTCTATTTCAGCGATGCTGTGGTAGTAAGAGAATTCGATGAAGTTACTGTTGCGGACGCTCAGACTGAAGAGGTTATCCCAACATATACAGATGCTAAGTCAACGACCACTACAATCCCTTTTGTAAAGGATAATGAGCTTGATTATAGCAAACTTAATCCAACAGAGAATGACCTGATAACGGCAGCTATCTACATACTGATCGTAATCTTCTTTGTGACGGCAATCTCTAACGGAGCTAACATTACTGATGGTATAGATGGCCTTGCTGCTGGAACTTCAGCCATTATTGGACTAGCTCTGGCCATTCTGGCTTATATATCAGGTAACGCGATTTTCTCGGATTATCTGAATGTCATGTTCATTCCAAACTCAGGCGAGTTGGTGATCTTCTGTACCGCATTTGTGGGGGCATGTGTAGGGTTTCTATGGTACAACTCTTACCCGGCCCAAGTCTTTATGGGCGATACAGGCAGCCTGTCTCTTGGGGGAGTGATCGCAGTGCTAGCACTAGTGCTTAGAAAAGAACTTTTGATTCCTGTGTTATGCGGAATCTTCGTGATAGAAAATCTCTCTGTTGTAATGCAGGTGAGCTATTTCAAATACACAAAAAAGAAATACGGTGAAGGAAGACGAATCTTCAAGATGTCGCCTTTACATCACCACTATCAAAAGATGGAAATCCCTGAAGCCAAGATTGTAACGCGATTTTGGATTATAGGAATTCTGTTGGCCATTATAGCCCTTGCAACACTCAAATTGAGATAG
- a CDS encoding UDP-N-acetylmuramoyl-L-alanyl-D-glutamate--2,6-diaminopimelate ligase, which yields MPQLKDILYKVSLQSVAGNMETEVTQLAFDSRKVDVGSVFIAVSGTQVDGHDFIDKAIDQGAVAIVCEQLLQTTIDDIALIQVADSAEALGVMASNFYGNPSEKLKLVGITGTNGKTTCATLLYQLFRGLGYNTGLLSTVENKINDEVIPATHTTPDAITLNKMLANMVVKGCTHCFMESSSHAIVQRRIAGLQYEGAVFTNLSHEHLDYHKTFDEYIKAKKLLFDGLSSSAFSLVNADDKRGMVMLQNTKASKHKYAIKSLADYKARILSNTLEGLELDINGQNVWFKLIGDFNAYNLLAVLGTAILLGEDESEVLQELSNLNPAPGRFEQVITETGITALVDYAHTPDALENVLLTIKAFRTGNEKVITVVGCGGNRDTVKRPIMAKIACDLSDKVVLTSDNPRFEEPMAIIKDMQEGVTPSNYRKTLVIEDRKEAIKTAAALAEPKDIILVAGKGHETYQEVKGERSDFDDREILSEMLNLIHKQN from the coding sequence ATGCCACAGTTAAAGGACATATTGTACAAAGTATCGTTACAGTCGGTTGCCGGTAATATGGAAACCGAGGTGACTCAGCTTGCCTTTGACTCTCGTAAAGTCGATGTCGGAAGTGTATTTATTGCAGTATCAGGAACTCAGGTAGATGGACACGATTTTATTGATAAAGCAATCGACCAAGGAGCCGTTGCAATAGTCTGTGAACAGCTTCTTCAGACAACGATTGATGACATCGCTTTGATTCAAGTAGCCGACTCAGCCGAAGCCCTTGGAGTTATGGCTTCCAATTTCTATGGAAACCCCTCTGAAAAGCTCAAACTTGTCGGCATTACAGGTACCAATGGTAAGACCACCTGTGCTACACTATTATACCAACTCTTTAGAGGTTTAGGGTATAATACCGGCTTACTTTCAACGGTTGAGAACAAGATTAATGACGAGGTAATTCCAGCTACTCATACTACCCCTGACGCCATTACATTAAATAAAATGTTGGCCAATATGGTAGTCAAAGGCTGTACCCATTGTTTTATGGAGTCTAGCTCTCATGCCATTGTACAGCGTAGAATTGCCGGTCTCCAATATGAAGGCGCTGTTTTCACCAATCTCAGTCACGAGCATTTGGACTATCACAAAACCTTTGATGAATACATCAAGGCGAAGAAATTACTGTTTGATGGATTATCATCGAGTGCATTTTCATTAGTCAACGCTGATGATAAAAGAGGCATGGTAATGCTTCAAAACACAAAGGCATCAAAGCATAAATATGCGATTAAGAGTCTGGCTGATTATAAAGCACGAATTCTATCTAATACCCTCGAAGGACTTGAATTGGATATCAATGGACAGAACGTTTGGTTCAAGTTGATTGGCGATTTCAATGCCTATAATCTTTTAGCAGTTCTTGGGACAGCTATTCTATTGGGCGAAGACGAATCTGAAGTACTTCAGGAGTTATCAAACCTAAACCCAGCACCCGGAAGGTTTGAACAAGTCATTACCGAAACAGGGATAACAGCTTTGGTCGATTATGCGCATACACCAGATGCCTTGGAAAACGTGCTTTTGACCATCAAAGCATTCCGTACAGGAAACGAGAAAGTAATTACTGTGGTCGGATGCGGTGGCAATAGGGATACAGTAAAGCGTCCAATCATGGCAAAGATTGCCTGTGACCTGAGCGATAAAGTGGTTTTAACTTCTGATAATCCTCGTTTTGAGGAGCCTATGGCCATCATTAAAGATATGCAGGAAGGTGTTACCCCTTCCAACTACAGAAAGACTTTGGTCATAGAAGATCGCAAGGAAGCCATTAAAACCGCTGCTGCCTTGGCAGAGCCGAAAGACATCATTCTCGTAGCTGGAAAAGGACACGAGACTTACCAGGAAGTAAAAGGAGAGCGATCGGATTTTGACGATCGTGAGATTTTGAGTGAAATGTTAAACCTAATCCACAAGCAGAACTAA
- the ftsA gene encoding cell division protein FtsA, with amino-acid sequence MQHDKIVVGLDIGTTKICAIVGTKNEYGKLEVLGMGKAVSDGVIRGIVTNIDKTVMAIEKAIAEASEQSGIEINVVNVGIAGQHIKSSIHHGSITRDRVDDEITVEDINRLTNDIHKIVMPPGCEIIHVMPQDYIVDYEDGIKDPVGMSGVKLEADFHVITAQTNAIRNINKCVKRANLEIDDLILEPLASSMSVLSDEEKEAGVCLVDIGGGTTDVALFHDSIIRHTAVIPFGGNIITSDIKEGLKVMQNQAELLKTKFGKAIAEEANPNEIVSIPGLRNRPPKEISIRNLAHIIEARMEEIIELVHAEIITSGYGSKLAGGIVITGGGSQLGYIKQLFEYMTGMDARIGYPNEHLGKSKIEAIKSPMYATTVGLVLSGFRAIDERENRYMESHGAGKRPTKSEKKGSEFFSKLIDRTKGLLMDDFHDKNEY; translated from the coding sequence ATGCAACACGATAAAATTGTAGTAGGACTCGACATTGGAACAACGAAAATTTGTGCCATTGTAGGTACCAAAAACGAGTACGGAAAACTTGAGGTACTCGGGATGGGTAAGGCCGTTTCTGACGGGGTTATCCGAGGAATTGTAACCAACATCGACAAAACCGTAATGGCCATTGAGAAGGCGATTGCTGAAGCTAGCGAGCAGTCAGGAATCGAAATCAATGTGGTTAATGTCGGAATTGCCGGTCAGCACATCAAGAGCTCAATCCACCATGGAAGTATTACCAGAGATAGAGTAGATGATGAAATTACGGTCGAAGATATTAATCGACTTACCAATGATATTCACAAAATCGTAATGCCTCCGGGTTGTGAGATCATCCATGTAATGCCACAAGACTACATCGTGGATTATGAAGATGGTATCAAAGATCCCGTTGGTATGTCGGGCGTAAAACTCGAAGCCGATTTTCATGTGATCACAGCACAGACAAATGCGATTCGTAATATCAACAAATGCGTAAAGCGTGCCAACCTTGAGATTGACGATTTGATTCTTGAGCCATTGGCATCAAGCATGTCGGTACTCTCTGACGAGGAGAAAGAAGCGGGCGTTTGTCTAGTAGATATTGGAGGTGGTACTACTGATGTGGCACTATTTCATGACAGCATTATCAGGCACACGGCAGTAATTCCTTTCGGTGGTAATATTATTACTAGCGATATCAAGGAAGGTTTAAAAGTGATGCAAAACCAAGCAGAACTGTTAAAAACTAAGTTCGGTAAAGCAATCGCTGAAGAGGCTAACCCTAATGAGATTGTATCGATCCCTGGGCTAAGAAATAGGCCTCCAAAGGAGATTTCGATCCGTAACCTAGCGCACATTATTGAAGCTAGAATGGAAGAAATTATTGAATTAGTACATGCCGAAATCATAACCTCAGGTTATGGGAGCAAGTTGGCTGGCGGTATTGTAATTACTGGTGGTGGCTCTCAATTGGGGTATATCAAACAACTGTTTGAGTATATGACTGGTATGGATGCTCGGATTGGTTATCCAAACGAGCATTTAGGGAAATCGAAAATCGAAGCAATCAAGAGCCCAATGTATGCGACCACAGTAGGTCTGGTACTATCAGGTTTCAGAGCGATCGATGAAAGAGAAAACAGGTACATGGAAAGTCATGGTGCAGGAAAACGTCCGACAAAAAGTGAAAAGAAGGGTTCCGAATTCTTCAGTAAGCTAATCGATCGTACGAAAGGGTTGCTCATGGACGATTTTCATGATAAAAACGAGTATTGA
- the murG gene encoding undecaprenyldiphospho-muramoylpentapeptide beta-N-acetylglucosaminyltransferase: MEKKEPYRIIISGGGTGGHIYPAIAIANAFKSRFEDTEILFVGAQGKMEMQKVPEAGYKIQGLWISGLQRKLTLDNLSFPFKVINSLNRSAKIIRRFKPHAVIGVGGYASGPLLRVATRKRVPAVIQEQNSYAGLTNKILAKRVQKICVAYPNMEKFFPAGKLVVTGNPVRKDITDLSGKRNAGLSHFKLDDNKPVLMILGGSLGARTLNDSMIESLPQLIDAGIQVIWQCGRFYFEEMTEKLAKTEHNGLIHLFEFLKEMDLAYASSDVVVSRAGALSVSELSIAGKPTIFVPSPNVAEDHQSKNAKAMVDNDAAVLVKDNEAREKLIQRAIELIRDEAQKDRLIKNIKAMAKPNAAEDIVEEIVKLIA; encoded by the coding sequence ATAGAAAAGAAAGAACCATATCGAATCATCATCAGCGGAGGCGGGACTGGCGGACATATTTATCCGGCTATTGCCATTGCTAATGCCTTCAAGTCAAGGTTTGAAGACACCGAGATCCTCTTTGTGGGAGCTCAGGGCAAGATGGAGATGCAGAAGGTTCCTGAGGCTGGCTACAAAATCCAGGGGCTTTGGATCAGCGGACTTCAAAGAAAACTGACGCTGGATAATCTTTCTTTCCCATTCAAAGTGATCAATAGCCTTAATAGGAGTGCAAAAATCATTCGCAGATTCAAACCGCATGCAGTGATTGGTGTGGGCGGCTATGCCTCTGGCCCATTGCTTAGGGTTGCGACACGTAAGCGCGTACCGGCCGTCATTCAGGAACAGAACTCCTATGCCGGTTTGACTAATAAAATACTTGCAAAGCGCGTGCAGAAAATATGTGTGGCCTATCCGAATATGGAGAAGTTCTTCCCTGCTGGAAAACTCGTGGTCACAGGAAATCCGGTACGAAAGGACATCACAGACTTGTCTGGAAAGAGAAACGCTGGTCTTTCGCATTTTAAGCTCGATGATAACAAGCCAGTGCTAATGATTTTAGGTGGAAGCCTCGGTGCAAGAACACTCAATGATAGCATGATCGAGAGTTTGCCTCAATTGATTGACGCTGGTATTCAGGTGATCTGGCAATGCGGTCGATTCTATTTCGAAGAGATGACTGAGAAACTGGCTAAGACGGAGCATAATGGACTAATTCACCTCTTTGAATTTCTCAAGGAAATGGACCTGGCATACGCATCATCAGATGTTGTCGTCAGTAGAGCTGGTGCATTGTCAGTGTCAGAGCTGAGCATAGCAGGCAAGCCAACGATTTTTGTGCCATCACCAAATGTGGCAGAGGATCATCAGTCTAAGAACGCCAAGGCGATGGTCGATAATGATGCGGCCGTTTTGGTGAAGGATAATGAGGCCAGAGAAAAACTCATCCAGAGAGCGATAGAGCTCATTAGAGACGAAGCCCAAAAGGATAGATTAATTAAGAACATTAAGGCAATGGCTAAACCCAATGCCGCTGAAGATATAGTAGAAGAAATTGTCAAACTGATAGCGTGA
- a CDS encoding FtsW/RodA/SpoVE family cell cycle protein translates to MIHRIKEWTDKHIQGDPVIWLVVICLSVFGILVVYSAAGSLAYRFADGNTEKYLIRHTLMVALSLLVMWVAHKIDYRYYSKLTKYALIISAPLLLYAWQYGSKINEANRWIDLPFIGIQFQPSDLAKLALIAALATMLAKRQQKIDDIKESLIPLLAWCGGICGLIAMTNISTAVLLFMTCMLLLFIGRVPMKYLAMLVVVGFFAGLLAIQFGQRGGTGMSRMTNFFNGEVPYQVEQSYIAIAKGGVLGQGPGNSVQRNFLPEAFSDFVFAIIIEEYGIIGGVFVLFLYLVLLYRGMRVVANSDRAFGGLLSAGLSFAIVIQALVNIGVVVGLGPVTGQTLPLISMGGTSLLFTGLSLGIILSVSRGEQEDMSAINGELRNTARAI, encoded by the coding sequence ATGATACATCGAATCAAAGAATGGACTGACAAACACATCCAAGGCGATCCCGTCATTTGGCTGGTTGTTATTTGCCTTTCTGTGTTTGGTATTTTGGTAGTTTATAGTGCTGCAGGCTCTTTGGCCTACCGTTTTGCGGATGGCAACACAGAGAAGTACCTAATTCGTCACACACTTATGGTAGCCCTTTCACTTCTGGTCATGTGGGTGGCCCATAAAATTGACTACAGGTATTATTCAAAGCTGACAAAGTATGCGCTCATAATTTCTGCACCGCTACTCTTATATGCATGGCAGTATGGTTCAAAGATTAATGAGGCGAACAGGTGGATCGATTTACCATTCATTGGTATTCAGTTTCAACCATCAGATTTGGCAAAACTTGCCTTGATCGCTGCTTTGGCCACAATGTTGGCAAAGAGACAACAGAAGATTGATGATATAAAAGAATCTCTGATTCCATTACTGGCTTGGTGCGGAGGTATTTGTGGCCTCATTGCGATGACCAACATCTCCACAGCAGTCTTACTATTTATGACTTGTATGCTTTTGCTATTCATCGGTCGCGTGCCAATGAAATACTTAGCGATGCTTGTTGTAGTTGGCTTCTTTGCTGGGCTATTGGCGATTCAATTTGGGCAAAGAGGCGGAACAGGAATGAGTCGAATGACCAATTTCTTCAACGGTGAAGTCCCTTATCAAGTAGAGCAATCTTATATCGCTATTGCAAAAGGTGGTGTCTTGGGCCAAGGGCCAGGAAACAGTGTTCAGAGAAACTTCTTGCCAGAGGCATTTTCGGATTTTGTCTTTGCCATTATCATAGAAGAATACGGAATTATTGGAGGGGTCTTCGTGCTATTTCTATACCTGGTTTTACTCTACCGGGGTATGCGGGTGGTCGCTAATAGCGACCGGGCATTTGGAGGACTTTTATCAGCAGGCCTGAGTTTCGCGATAGTGATTCAGGCACTTGTAAATATTGGAGTAGTGGTGGGTTTAGGGCCTGTAACAGGGCAGACATTACCACTGATTAGTATGGGAGGCACATCGCTACTTTTTACCGGACTTTCCTTGGGGATTATCCTAAGTGTAAGCCGTGGAGAGCAAGAAGATATGTCTGCCATTAATGGAGAATTAAGAAATACGGCAAGAGCCATATAA
- a CDS encoding cell division protein FtsQ/DivIB — MKAKETFLRIAGIIGGCVVLFLMISFVEKRELGYRIDDIDVEIENAFENFFVDEDDVMSLIMENEGDSILGDQFGRVSLKAIERRIESHSFVKDAEVYRDLKGHLVVKAKQNKPIARLMGTRGNNAYVGEDGDLLPVSSKYTARVPVVTGAYVNEMMKLSNVHEGEYDVKVYDLINYINANKFWTMQVGQIDIDSKGYVVMYPQVGKLRMEFGQIEDVEKKFKKLEIFFKQILPTKGWDAYQKKVNVAFKDQIICD, encoded by the coding sequence ATGAAAGCCAAAGAAACATTTTTAAGAATTGCAGGAATCATAGGAGGATGCGTAGTACTCTTTCTGATGATCAGTTTTGTCGAAAAGAGAGAGCTGGGATATCGAATCGATGACATTGATGTCGAGATCGAAAATGCCTTCGAAAATTTCTTTGTAGACGAAGACGATGTGATGTCTCTGATCATGGAAAATGAAGGGGACTCCATACTGGGAGATCAGTTCGGTAGAGTCAGCCTAAAGGCGATCGAAAGACGTATCGAGTCACACAGCTTTGTGAAAGATGCCGAGGTATATCGCGATTTGAAGGGCCACTTGGTGGTCAAAGCAAAACAGAATAAGCCGATCGCTAGGTTGATGGGAACGAGAGGTAATAATGCCTATGTAGGTGAAGACGGAGACTTACTGCCTGTGTCCAGCAAGTATACCGCTAGAGTGCCTGTAGTAACCGGAGCTTATGTCAATGAAATGATGAAGCTCAGCAACGTGCATGAGGGAGAGTATGATGTAAAAGTCTATGACCTGATCAACTATATCAACGCGAATAAATTCTGGACCATGCAGGTGGGTCAGATAGATATCGATAGTAAGGGATATGTAGTGATGTACCCGCAAGTGGGTAAGCTCAGAATGGAGTTTGGGCAGATCGAAGACGTTGAAAAGAAATTCAAAAAACTAGAAATATTTTTTAAGCAAATACTACCGACAAAAGGATGGGATGCCTATCAGAAGAAGGTAAATGTTGCTTTCAAAGACCAGATAATCTGTGACTAA